One segment of Solanum lycopersicum chromosome 1, SLM_r2.1 DNA contains the following:
- the LOC101246971 gene encoding protein CASPARIAN STRIP INTEGRITY FACTOR 1 isoform X1, which yields MGGLMLIKKISLFFLLISASLFSTSFAAGRQSSFLSNFHQEELSATHEEEQLRHERVLKMNTKDYGRYDPTPALSKPPFKLIPN from the exons ATGGGGGGTCTCATGCTAATCAAGAAAATTAGTCTCTTCTTCCTTCTCATATCTGCATCCCTTTTTTCAACTTCATTTGCAG CAGGTAGACAGTCGAGCTTTTTGAGCAACTTTCATCAGGAAGAGCTGAGTGCAACTCATGAG GAGGAGCAATTAAGGCATGAAAGGGTTCTTAAAATGAACACAAAGGATTATGGAAGATATGATCCAACACCTGCTCTATCCAAACCTCCTTTCAAACTCATACCAAATTAA
- the LOC101246971 gene encoding protein CASPARIAN STRIP INTEGRITY FACTOR 1 isoform X2 — MGGLMLIKKISLFFLLISASLFSTSFAGRQSSFLSNFHQEELSATHEEEQLRHERVLKMNTKDYGRYDPTPALSKPPFKLIPN; from the exons ATGGGGGGTCTCATGCTAATCAAGAAAATTAGTCTCTTCTTCCTTCTCATATCTGCATCCCTTTTTTCAACTTCATTTGCAG GTAGACAGTCGAGCTTTTTGAGCAACTTTCATCAGGAAGAGCTGAGTGCAACTCATGAG GAGGAGCAATTAAGGCATGAAAGGGTTCTTAAAATGAACACAAAGGATTATGGAAGATATGATCCAACACCTGCTCTATCCAAACCTCCTTTCAAACTCATACCAAATTAA